One Haloterrigena salifodinae DNA window includes the following coding sequences:
- a CDS encoding CPBP family intramembrane glutamic endopeptidase, translated as MSSSRSIAGAVPARVRAVALCLALAVGGWLTGYAATLGVQGQVFALGYEAEAIVQISTSIAFNVVGAGGLALTYLIVRRNGFDREFTRAFLRLRNPTIWDLAWIVLGLVGAFIVVVGYHGLVEYVDPFGTGGEGETHSSIEQNRNHPVLFLVGIPIAILLTGPGEELLYRGVVQSRLGEAFPTLLAVPLSALVFATVHLPVYMGEEFGAVLVSLGTVLVLGLYLGTLYELSGSLLVPALIHGCYNAVVYLSNYLTYA; from the coding sequence GTGTCCTCGAGTCGATCGATCGCCGGGGCGGTTCCGGCGCGCGTCCGCGCCGTCGCCCTCTGTCTCGCCCTCGCCGTTGGCGGCTGGCTGACCGGCTACGCCGCGACGCTCGGCGTCCAGGGACAGGTGTTCGCGCTCGGCTACGAGGCCGAGGCGATCGTCCAGATCTCCACCTCGATCGCGTTCAACGTCGTCGGGGCCGGCGGCCTCGCGCTGACGTACCTGATCGTTCGCCGCAACGGATTCGACCGCGAGTTCACCCGCGCGTTCCTTCGACTTCGGAACCCCACGATCTGGGATCTGGCGTGGATCGTCCTCGGTCTGGTCGGGGCGTTTATCGTCGTCGTCGGCTACCACGGCCTCGTCGAGTACGTCGATCCGTTCGGCACGGGCGGCGAGGGCGAGACCCACTCGAGCATCGAGCAGAACCGCAACCATCCGGTGCTGTTTCTGGTCGGCATTCCGATCGCGATCCTCCTGACCGGGCCCGGCGAGGAACTGCTCTACCGCGGCGTCGTCCAGTCGCGGCTGGGCGAGGCGTTCCCGACGCTGCTCGCCGTTCCCCTGTCCGCGCTCGTCTTCGCCACCGTCCACCTCCCCGTCTACATGGGCGAGGAGTTCGGGGCCGTCCTCGTGAGCCTCGGAACGGTGCTGGTGCTGGGGCTCTACCTCGGCACGCTGTACGAACTCTCCGGCAGCCTGCTCGTTCCGGCGCTGATCCACGGCTGCTACAACGCGGTCGTCTACCTCTCGAACTACCTGACGTACGCCTGA
- a CDS encoding M20 family metallopeptidase translates to MSGDDGSTAVEDAAFAGFDPVEFLETAVQHDSHEDVGPMREFLCETLESRGVSPRIDDGGNVLATRGSANAETHVVLNTHIDTVSPHVPFERDESGDEAGGSDVIRGRGSCDAKGPLAALLAAFFAVDPTEGQVTLAITPDEEVLSTGAYELVTGEDSPTRDADAVIVGEPTDLDVCTAAKGRFQGTIHLTGANAHAAEPETGTNAVAALESVLAAIRTFGERDDAPPEHPQLGAATLTPTVVEGGEATNQVPADCALTIDRRSVPPETADEFHAALTDQLEAAVPDDVGVEFRFTDRPTPFLEAWDTDPDAEIVDVLADASGGEVRPFTAATEASYFAADAPTVVFGPGVLADDEGAVAHAPQEYVRVDAVRTASRALEETLRTLVA, encoded by the coding sequence GTGAGCGGGGACGACGGCTCGACGGCGGTCGAAGACGCTGCGTTCGCCGGTTTCGACCCCGTCGAGTTCCTCGAGACGGCCGTTCAGCACGACTCTCACGAGGACGTCGGTCCGATGCGCGAGTTCCTCTGCGAGACGCTCGAGAGCCGCGGCGTCTCTCCTCGGATCGACGACGGCGGCAACGTGCTGGCGACCCGCGGATCGGCCAACGCCGAGACGCACGTCGTGCTGAACACGCACATCGACACCGTCTCGCCGCACGTCCCGTTCGAGCGCGACGAGAGCGGGGACGAAGCCGGCGGGAGCGACGTGATCCGCGGCCGCGGCTCCTGCGACGCGAAGGGGCCCCTCGCCGCGTTGCTCGCGGCGTTTTTCGCCGTCGACCCGACCGAGGGCCAGGTCACGCTCGCGATCACGCCGGACGAGGAGGTGCTCTCGACGGGCGCCTACGAACTCGTGACGGGCGAGGACTCGCCGACGCGCGACGCCGACGCCGTGATCGTCGGCGAGCCGACCGATCTTGACGTCTGTACGGCCGCGAAGGGCCGGTTTCAGGGAACGATCCACCTGACGGGAGCCAACGCCCACGCCGCGGAACCGGAGACCGGCACCAACGCGGTCGCGGCCCTCGAGTCCGTCCTCGCGGCGATTCGTACTTTCGGCGAGCGCGACGACGCGCCGCCCGAGCACCCCCAACTCGGCGCCGCGACGCTAACGCCGACCGTCGTCGAGGGCGGCGAGGCCACGAACCAGGTGCCGGCCGACTGCGCGCTGACAATCGATCGCCGCAGCGTGCCCCCGGAGACGGCCGACGAGTTCCACGCTGCGCTGACCGACCAGTTGGAGGCGGCCGTTCCCGACGACGTCGGCGTCGAGTTCCGCTTTACCGACCGGCCGACGCCGTTCCTCGAGGCCTGGGACACTGACCCTGACGCCGAGATCGTCGACGTCCTCGCGGACGCGTCCGGGGGCGAGGTGCGCCCGTTCACCGCCGCGACCGAGGCCTCCTACTTCGCGGCCGACGCGCCGACGGTCGTCTTCGGTCCCGGCGTGCTCGCGGACGACGAGGGCGCGGTCGCCCACGCCCCGCAGGAGTACGTCCGCGTCGACGCCGTGCGGACGGCGTCGCGAGCGCTCGAGGAGACACTCCGGACGCTCGTCGCGTAG
- the dapF gene encoding diaminopimelate epimerase, protein MSVPFQKYHGTGNDFLIIQADEYVPDRGALAERECDRDDGVGADGILYLALEERFHPPRVIMTLVQPDGATAPMCGNGARCAADWAMAETDSDSVMIDTQAGTLRADRTDEGITIEMGTPTFDPDEVPVRADEQVFEEEIEGLEVTMVNTGVPHAVAFVDDVDNVDLETVAPPVRYADAFPVGTNVTLASSDGEGGFDQRTYERGVEGETDSCGTGAVAIAVVARRLGHTDADPVDVHPPGGNLRVSFNDRGNATLAGPVEHEFDGEVTVRSPTEL, encoded by the coding sequence ATGAGCGTCCCATTCCAGAAGTACCACGGCACCGGCAACGACTTTCTAATCATTCAAGCGGACGAATACGTCCCCGATCGAGGCGCGCTCGCCGAACGCGAGTGCGACCGCGACGACGGCGTCGGTGCCGACGGCATCCTCTATCTCGCCCTGGAGGAGCGGTTCCACCCGCCGCGGGTCATCATGACGCTGGTCCAGCCCGACGGCGCGACGGCTCCGATGTGCGGCAACGGCGCGCGCTGTGCCGCCGACTGGGCCATGGCGGAGACCGACTCCGACAGCGTCATGATCGACACGCAGGCGGGGACCCTCCGCGCGGACCGCACGGACGAGGGGATCACCATCGAGATGGGCACGCCCACGTTCGACCCCGACGAGGTACCCGTCCGAGCCGACGAGCAGGTCTTCGAGGAGGAAATCGAGGGCCTCGAGGTGACGATGGTCAACACCGGCGTCCCCCACGCCGTCGCGTTCGTCGACGATGTCGACAACGTCGACCTCGAGACGGTCGCGCCGCCGGTCCGCTATGCCGACGCGTTTCCCGTCGGAACGAACGTCACGCTCGCCAGCTCCGACGGCGAGGGCGGCTTCGACCAGCGAACCTACGAGCGCGGCGTGGAAGGCGAGACCGACTCCTGTGGCACCGGCGCGGTCGCCATCGCCGTCGTCGCGCGCCGACTCGGCCACACCGACGCCGACCCGGTCGACGTCCATCCGCCGGGCGGCAATCTGCGCGTGAGTTTCAACGACCGCGGGAACGCGACGCTCGCCGGCCCCGTCGAACACGAGTTTGACGGCGAAGTGACCGTCCGATCGCCGACGGAACTGTGA